Genomic DNA from Bosea sp. (in: a-proteobacteria):
GCGGACATCCATGCCGGCATCGTGCAGCACAAGATCCTCGAGCGAGGCCAGTTCCCCCGACAGATGCGCCAGTGCCTGCGCTTCGAACAGATGGCCACGGGCGCGCACGCCGTCGGCCAGCACGGGCTCAGCTCGCGCCAGCCGCTCATCGAGCCGCACCAGCGCCAGCGTCGCAGCCTCGATCGGGCGGGCGAGATCGGAAAGCAGCGCGCGCAGGGTTATTGTAGAGAGTGCGTAAGAATCTGTTATCACGACAGGCAGAGTATCACAAACAATCCAAAAGGCTATTGGATTGTCTCACATATGCATGTCTGAAAGGCGATCCATCACTCACGATAATGCCCCCTTATCGTTAGTCATGGGCAGCCAAACCAGAATCGTGGATTCTGGCCCTGATGACCGCCAAATCTGCCTCCCGCCGCAGCCGACTGCATGCTCTCCGGCTTGTGCGCTCAGTCAAGCCGCAGCCGGGCCCGCACACGGCCGGCCCTGAGCAGGCCGAGGAGCTGCTGGCGCAGTCGCACGAAGAGCGCCGGCGGCAACGGACCGTAGTAGATCGTCGCCGGCAATGCGCCGGGCACCGGACGCACATCAGGACCCGGCCACTGGAACTCGTTGGCATGGTCGAGGATGACCCACGAGCGGTCGTCGTCGAGGCCGAGGCGCTGTTTCGTCGCCCGGGGCAGCTCCAGCGCCCGCGCTGGGTCGTCCGGTGCACGGTGCGTGACCGGTGCCACACGCACCAGCGTCTTGCCGTCTGCCCGCCTGACGGTCAGCACAATGACGGCTGGCCGCTCCTTGTCGCTGCCGGTCCTGGCCTCAGGGCCCCAATCGTAGACATAGCGCAGGACGTATCCGACCTTTGGCTCGCCCCCGATCACGCCTCAAGCTCGGCGTCGAGATGCGCGAGCCCAGGCTCCATCTCCATGCTTTCGAGCGCCTGGATCTCGCTCTCAGTCCAGTCCGAGAGCGTGACGATGCGCCGGTCGCGTGCCGCCAGCCGCTCGTATTCGTCGTATGACAGCACAACGTTCTTCGGCTTGCCGTGCTTGGTCACGATGACGGGCTGGCTCATCGCCTTGTCCAGGGCCTCGCCGACCTGGGCCTCGAAGGCGCTGCGGGTCAGGGTTGCTGGCATGGGGACCTCTTTTTCGGTTCGCAAACCTAGCATACTCGCTAAATTAGCGAAATACCGAATTTTGGCGGATTCCCGATGAGCCATCCCGACGATCTCGAGCACGCCCGCTTTGCCGAGCTGAATGCGCTCGCAGGCGTGCTGCCCTATCACCGCCGCGACGAGCTCTCCGCTCTGCTCTCCGATGCGGATGTCGCTACGTTGCGCCATCTGGTCGAGAGCGGCATGGGTGCCAACACGCTGCGCGCCATCGCCTCGGATCTGGCCTATCTCGAGCGCTGGGCGCTGGCCGCGACAGGCTCTCCCCTGCCCTGGCCGGCGCCGGCCTCGCTGGTGGTGAAGTTCATTGCCCATCACCTGTGGGATGCGGTGAAGAAGGAGGCCGATCCGGCTCATGGCATGCCCGATGAGGTCGCGCACACGCTGCGAGCCATGGGTGCCCTGAAATCCACCGGCCCCCACGCGCCTGGCACGGTGAAGCGGCGGCTGTCGCTCTGGGGCTCGATGCACAAATGGCGGGGAATGACTGGGCCATTCGGCGACGGTCAGATCAGGACGGCGCTCAGACTCTCGGTGCGTGCCGCCGCCCGGCCGCGTCAGCGCAAGAGCGAGAAGGCCGTCACCGGCGATATCGTGGCAAAGCTGATTGCCACTTGCTGGCTGAACCGGCCGCAGGATCTGCGCGACAAGGCGTTGCTGCTGATCGCCTTCGCCTCAGGTGGCCGGCGGCGTTCGGAGGTGGCTGGCCTGCGCCTTGAGGACATTGTGGTGGAGCCGGACGTGCCTTCGGTTCCCGGCGATCCCACCTCCCCGCCCCTGCCCTGCCGGCGCATCCGGCTCGGGCGCACCAAGACCACCGACGCCGATCAGGATGCCAGCGTCTTTGTGATCGGCGCGCCGGTCGGGGCACTCGAGGCTTGGCTGGCCTTTACCAGAATCAAGAGCGGCCCGATCTTCCGCCGTATCGACCAGTGGGAGAACATCCGCCCGGAAGGTCTCACCGGCCAGGGCATCAACCTGATCCTCAAACGCCGCATCGCAATGGCAGGCCTCGATCCCGTCAGCTTCTCTGCCCACGGCCTGCGCTCTGGTTTCCTCACCGAGGCGGCCCGGCAAGGCGTACCCCTGCCCGAAGCGATGGCGCAGAGCCAGCACACATCCGTGCAACAGGCCGCCCGCTACTACAACGATGCCGAGCGCCGGATGGGCAAGGCGGCACGGTTGCTGGGATGAGCGCTGGCCGCCACCCTCCCCTGTTTTCTCAAGCGCGTCTGTGGATTGAGCGGAGATCAGACAGAGCAAAAGCTCGGGTGATGGCTCAAGAGCTTTCCACCAACGACGTGCATCGTTGATGGACGGACGGGAAGAGAGTGTGCTATCAAATTGGGGATCAATAAAGGAAACCAGCCATGGACACCTTCTCCGTGCGAGACTTGCGCGAACGCTCAGGCGATCTGGTGCGCCAGGCTGAAGAGGGACGGTTGTCCATCGTGGCGAAACACGGCCATCCGCTCTTCGTTGCCGTGCCGCTGGATGAGCATCTTCTCAGCGAGGGCGTTGCCGTCGCCATGGCCTGCCGCCTCTTCGCCGAGCACACCATCAGCCTTGGCAAGGCCGCAAAGCTGGCGGGTCTCCCCGTCGAGCGCTTCATTGCTGTTCTGGGAGCTATGGGGATTCCAGCCGTTGATCTTGCGCCAGCGGAGCTTGATCAAGATCTCGCCGCACTCGTCTGACCGCGGATGATCGTTGTCGACGCTTCGCCGCTCATCATGCTGGCGCGCAGCGAGCTCATCGACGTGCTGCGTGTCGTCGCGGGCGACGTCATTGTTCCCGAGGCCGTCTGGGACGAGTGCGTGAGTGAGGGCTCCCGGCCCGGTTCCAACGCGATACTGGCCGCGCAGAAGGCGGGACATATCGTGACCCGCGCTGGCGGGGTGTTGAACGATCCCCTCCCCGCGCTGGGACAGGGCGAAGTTTCCGCCATCGCGCTGGCGATGGAGCTTGGCTGTCCAGTGCTGATGGATGAACGTCTCGGTCGCCGCGTTGCCAGCTTGCATGGCGTAAGGGTGATCGGTAGCGCGGCCATCCTCATTGCAGCCAAGCAGCGTCGGCTCATCCCGGCGATCAAGCCAGTTCTGGCGGATTGGCGGGCTGCCGGATACTTCCTAAGCGAGGCGCTCCTTCAGGCTGTGCTCCAGCGCGCCAACGAGGTCTGATTGCGAGCATGCTCGCGCTTCTGGAGCCAGACGCGGATCAGGTTGCGCGAGACGTCGTGGCTTTTGGTCGGGCCATCCCGCTTCTTACCAGAGAGATAGGCATGCACGATCTGGCGCTTGAACTTGGGTAGCGTGGGTGTGGTATCGTAAGCGTGTAGGCAACCCCACGTATCTTTTGGTGTTCTGATCGCTCATTTTCCCGGTGAATCATGTGGGGAATCCTATGAGCGAGAGTATGAATCAAGATCGAGTTTTTGAGGTTTTGACGGCAGCGCCGGTGCGGACGAGGCGCAGGCTACGTGATTGGTCGGTCGACGAGAAGGCACGACTGATTTCCCAGACGCTGTTGCCTGGTGCGAATGTTTCGGCGATTGCGCGTTCTGCCGGGGTTGACCCTTCGCAGCTTTATGGATGGCGGCGACAGGCCCGGGCATCCGGGGCGGTCAAAGCCATGCCCGTTGCGCACGATGAGGTGAAGTTTGCGCGCGTCGAGGCGGCTGGCAACTGGGCTGTGGAGATTGTCATTCGGGATACGGTTGTCCGTGTTGGCGGCGACATCGATGCGGATCATCTGACCGTGATACTGAGGGCGGTGCGCAAAGCATGATTGGCCTGGGTGTCGTCGTTTACGTGTCGTGCCAGCCCGTCGACTTTCGTAAAGGTGCCGCATCCCTGATGGTGCTTGTCCGGGATGGCGGCCTCGACCCGTTCAACGGCGCGCTTTACGTGTTTCGGTCGAAACGTGCGGACCGTGTTCGGATCGTGTGGTGGGATGGCAGCGGCGTTTGTCTCTATTCGAAGACGCTTGAGGAGCAAGGCTTTTGCTGGCCTGCCCTATCGGCGGCTCGCATTCGCCTGGACCATTCGCAGCTGATGGCTCTTCTGGCCGGGATGGACTGGAAGAAGATCCGTCCGACAAAGGTGCGGCGACCCTTGCTGACGGGATGATGTCGATCTGCGGCAAGATGAATCATGCTGCTGTAATCATTGGGAAAGTGAGCGGTTTTGTGCTCTATTTGCACCCATGGATTTACCCCTGAACACCTTGCCGGACGACGTGGATGCGCTCAAGGCGATGGTGCTCGCCCTGGCGCGTGCGCAGGCGCAAGGGGATGTTCGATTAAGAGCCGCGGAGGCTGAAATCGCCCGGCTGGAGGCGATCGAACAGAGCGCCAACGAGCGGATTGCCAACCTGACGCTGATCATGAAGGTCTTGCAGCGCGCGCAACATGGCAAGCGCTCTGAACGGCTCCGCGCCGGTGGTCCTGGGGTCCTCGACGACGAGCAGATTGCCTTTGCCTTCGAGGAGGTGGAGACCGGCCTTTCGAGCGTCCAGAGCGAACTCGACCGGGGCGCCAGGGACAAGCCGAAACGCGCTCCACGCCCGCGCAAAGGCTTTGCTGCGCATCTTGAGCGCATCGAGGAGGTCATCGAGCCGGAACTCCCCGCTGGATATGAGGGCCTGGAGAAGGTGCTGATCAGCGAAGACCGTTCCGAACGGCTCGATGTCATTCCGCCGAAGTTCAGGGTCATCGTGACGCGCCGTCCCAAATATGCCTTCCGTGGCCATGACGGCGTGATCCAGGCGCTCGCACCGGCACACATCATCGAAGCCGGATTGCCAACGGAACGGCTGCTCGCCTTTATCGCGGTCTCCAAATATGCCGACGGTCTTCCGCTTTACCGTCAGGAGGCGATCTACCTGCGCGACGGGGTCGAGATCAGCCGATCCCTGATGGCCCAATGGATGGGCCATCTTGGGTTTGAACTGCAGATACTGGCCGATTACATCCTCGAAAAGATCAAGGAGGGTGAGCGGATCTTTGCCGACGAAACGAGCTTGCCCACTCTGGCTCCCGGATCGGGGAAAGCAACCAAGGCCTGGTTATGGGCCTACGCGCGCGATGATCGCCCCTATGGCGGCACCAGTCCGCCAATGGTGGCCTATCGCTTCGAAGACGGCAGAGGCGCTGAATGTGTGGCCCGTCATCTGTCCGGGTACAACGGCATCCTGCAGGTCGATGGATACGTGGCCTATAGCAGCCTTGCCAAGAGCCAGGCCAAGAGCCAGGCCAAGAGCCAGGCCAAGAGCCAGGCCAAGAGCCACGCCAAAAGCCAGGCCAAAACCGGCAGCACAGAAACGATGAGGCTTGCCGGATGCTGGGCGCATCTCAGGCGCAGGTTCTACGATCTGCACATCAGCGGCGTCTCGCAGGCTGCCACGGACAGCGTCATGGCCATGACCGAGCTGTGGAGGGTCGAAGATGACGTGCGCGGCCGGAATGCAGACACCCGCGCGAAGCTCCGGCAGGAAAAGTCTGCGCCTGTCGTCGCGCGCCTCTTCGATC
This window encodes:
- a CDS encoding plasmid maintenance toxin (PemK-like), yielding MIGGEPKVGYVLRYVYDWGPEARTGSDKERPAVIVLTVRRADGKTLVRVAPVTHRAPDDPARALELPRATKQRLGLDDDRSWVILDHANEFQWPGPDVRPVPGALPATIYYGPLPPALFVRLRQQLLGLLRAGRVRARLRLD
- the tnpB gene encoding IS66 family insertion sequence element accessory protein TnpB; the protein is MIGLGVVVYVSCQPVDFRKGAASLMVLVRDGGLDPFNGALYVFRSKRADRVRIVWWDGSGVCLYSKTLEEQGFCWPALSAARIRLDHSQLMALLAGMDWKKIRPTKVRRPLLTG
- a CDS encoding type II toxin-antitoxin system Phd/YefM family antitoxin codes for the protein MDTFSVRDLRERSGDLVRQAEEGRLSIVAKHGHPLFVAVPLDEHLLSEGVAVAMACRLFAEHTISLGKAAKLAGLPVERFIAVLGAMGIPAVDLAPAELDQDLAALV
- a CDS encoding DUF3368 domain-containing protein, giving the protein MIVVDASPLIMLARSELIDVLRVVAGDVIVPEAVWDECVSEGSRPGSNAILAAQKAGHIVTRAGGVLNDPLPALGQGEVSAIALAMELGCPVLMDERLGRRVASLHGVRVIGSAAILIAAKQRRLIPAIKPVLADWRAAGYFLSEALLQAVLQRANEV
- a CDS encoding IS66 family transposase, which encodes MDLPLNTLPDDVDALKAMVLALARAQAQGDVRLRAAEAEIARLEAIEQSANERIANLTLIMKVLQRAQHGKRSERLRAGGPGVLDDEQIAFAFEEVETGLSSVQSELDRGARDKPKRAPRPRKGFAAHLERIEEVIEPELPAGYEGLEKVLISEDRSERLDVIPPKFRVIVTRRPKYAFRGHDGVIQALAPAHIIEAGLPTERLLAFIAVSKYADGLPLYRQEAIYLRDGVEISRSLMAQWMGHLGFELQILADYILEKIKEGERIFADETSLPTLAPGSGKATKAWLWAYARDDRPYGGTSPPMVAYRFEDGRGAECVARHLSGYNGILQVDGYVAYSSLAKSQAKSQAKSQAKSQAKSHAKSQAKTGSTETMRLAGCWAHLRRRFYDLHISGVSQAATDSVMAMTELWRVEDDVRGRNADTRAKLRQEKSAPVVARLFDLWERELGKVSGKSKTAEAIRYALARREALERFLSDGRIEIDSNIVERAIRPQTITRKNSLFAGSEGGGRTWATLGTLLQTARMNNVDPLDWLSQTLAHIAQGWPASKIDALMPWNFRSNALS
- a CDS encoding type II toxin-antitoxin system prevent-host-death family antitoxin → MPATLTRSAFEAQVGEALDKAMSQPVIVTKHGKPKNVVLSYDEYERLAARDRRIVTLSDWTESEIQALESMEMEPGLAHLDAELEA
- a CDS encoding transposase, with protein sequence MSESMNQDRVFEVLTAAPVRTRRRLRDWSVDEKARLISQTLLPGANVSAIARSAGVDPSQLYGWRRQARASGAVKAMPVAHDEVKFARVEAAGNWAVEIVIRDTVVRVGGDIDADHLTVILRAVRKA
- a CDS encoding tyrosine-type recombinase/integrase, translating into MSHPDDLEHARFAELNALAGVLPYHRRDELSALLSDADVATLRHLVESGMGANTLRAIASDLAYLERWALAATGSPLPWPAPASLVVKFIAHHLWDAVKKEADPAHGMPDEVAHTLRAMGALKSTGPHAPGTVKRRLSLWGSMHKWRGMTGPFGDGQIRTALRLSVRAAARPRQRKSEKAVTGDIVAKLIATCWLNRPQDLRDKALLLIAFASGGRRRSEVAGLRLEDIVVEPDVPSVPGDPTSPPLPCRRIRLGRTKTTDADQDASVFVIGAPVGALEAWLAFTRIKSGPIFRRIDQWENIRPEGLTGQGINLILKRRIAMAGLDPVSFSAHGLRSGFLTEAARQGVPLPEAMAQSQHTSVQQAARYYNDAERRMGKAARLLG